A section of the Cytophagia bacterium CHB2 genome encodes:
- a CDS encoding efflux RND transporter permease subunit: MWLSNTAVKNRVAVYVLMAIIILLGWNSYTSLPREAAPDITIPLVIVSVPYIGVSPTDVEGLVTQPLERNLKSLKDVKEITSASKEGLSTIRVEFNTGIDIDDALRRVRDEVNSTRPELPDDILDPIVSEINISEFPIMYVNVGGGLGLVRLKKIAEDLQDKIEAIPGVLRADINGGLEPEVQVNCDIYRLAAYEISFDDVANAVRAENISLPGGSIDTKEKNFTVRVPGEFKDVRPLEDIVVKVRQGKAIYLRDVATVDYSFEDRLTYSRLNGTEVVTLGVRKRAGENLIRIADQVKDILAAEQAHLPAGVKLEVSNDQSRNIRTLVRELENSIFTGMFLVVITLFMFFGFKNSLLISTAIPFSMLIGFTVLAAFNITLNFVVLFTLVLVLGILVDDAIVVIENIYRHQQEYHQSPVEAAQAATSEVALPVITSTVTTVSGFIPLLFWPGVVGDFMWYLPITLIVTLGASLLVAFIISPVQGAQWIDYKKEIRKARENLEHPHWYKKYNPFTILYHKVDEKFFPYMQQQYVKALHWTLRRKGLTIGASVVFLILVFLLFGVFNTGVEFFPNVEPSLVRVVVESPSGTSLDVTNGIAESLEERLAQIHGRKDIEFVVASAGTSEDPFDFGGQGTPNKAQIAINFYEKLQRRQSSFLTLEEIRRGTTGLAGAEVRVNRQEMGPPVGAPVSVEISGEDYAQLAELSSRIKEKIKSVPNLVDLKDDYDIGKPEVVVIVDREKAGRLWSSTRQVAATVRAAVNGIEASKYRVGEDEYKIRVRALESQRRNVEDLENVHITFMNMEGRRYSFPLTSVAEIRRTSSITDIRRKDMKRVITISGEVEGRLASEVLNDVKARLANFELPAGYDLKFTGKDEEQKKAEAFLKDAFVITLLLVFLILVSEFNSIRVPFVIMLSVLLSLIGVMIGLMVTRLPFSVIMTGVGVIALAGIVVRNGIVLLDFAKQKLQQGMPLEEALVEAGRVRLRPVLLTAAATVLGVLPLATGFDFNWRELHFVIGAESADFWGPLGVAIIFGLTIATFLTLVIVPTFYALLESWSQAIVSFSRRLFANHNNSVEPETSTR; encoded by the coding sequence ATGTGGTTATCCAATACCGCCGTCAAGAACCGCGTCGCGGTTTATGTGTTGATGGCGATCATCATCCTGCTCGGCTGGAATTCTTATACTTCATTACCGCGTGAAGCGGCGCCGGACATCACCATTCCGTTGGTAATCGTTTCGGTGCCGTACATCGGCGTTTCACCGACGGATGTGGAAGGACTGGTCACGCAGCCGCTGGAACGCAATCTCAAATCGCTCAAAGACGTCAAAGAGATCACCTCGGCTTCGAAAGAAGGGCTCTCCACCATCCGCGTTGAATTCAATACCGGCATTGATATCGACGATGCGTTGCGCCGCGTGCGCGATGAAGTCAATTCCACCCGGCCCGAGCTGCCCGATGACATTCTCGATCCGATTGTTTCGGAAATCAACATCAGTGAATTTCCGATCATGTATGTGAACGTCGGCGGCGGCCTGGGTTTGGTGCGGCTCAAGAAAATTGCCGAGGATTTGCAGGACAAGATCGAAGCTATTCCCGGCGTGTTGCGCGCGGATATCAACGGCGGTCTGGAACCGGAAGTGCAGGTCAACTGCGACATCTATCGTCTCGCCGCGTATGAAATCAGTTTCGACGACGTCGCCAATGCCGTGCGCGCGGAAAACATTTCTCTGCCCGGCGGCTCAATCGACACCAAAGAAAAGAACTTCACCGTGCGCGTGCCCGGCGAATTCAAGGACGTGCGGCCGCTGGAAGACATCGTCGTCAAGGTGCGCCAGGGCAAGGCCATCTACCTGCGCGATGTCGCCACCGTGGATTATTCCTTTGAAGATCGTCTCACCTATTCGCGCCTCAACGGCACCGAGGTGGTGACGCTGGGCGTGCGCAAGCGCGCCGGCGAAAATCTCATCCGCATTGCCGATCAAGTGAAGGACATTCTCGCGGCGGAGCAGGCGCATCTGCCGGCGGGCGTCAAGCTCGAGGTTTCCAACGATCAATCCCGCAACATCAGAACCCTGGTGCGCGAGCTGGAAAACAGCATCTTTACCGGCATGTTTCTCGTGGTCATCACCCTCTTCATGTTTTTCGGCTTCAAGAACTCCCTGCTGATCTCCACCGCCATTCCGTTTTCGATGTTGATCGGCTTTACCGTGCTGGCGGCGTTCAACATCACGCTCAATTTCGTGGTGCTGTTCACCCTGGTGCTGGTGTTGGGCATTCTCGTCGATGATGCGATCGTGGTGATCGAGAATATCTATCGCCATCAACAGGAATACCATCAAAGTCCGGTGGAAGCCGCGCAAGCCGCAACCTCGGAAGTGGCGCTGCCGGTGATCACCTCAACGGTGACCACCGTGTCGGGCTTCATTCCGTTGCTGTTCTGGCCCGGCGTGGTGGGCGACTTCATGTGGTATTTGCCGATCACACTCATCGTCACGCTCGGCGCCTCGCTGCTGGTGGCCTTCATCATCAGCCCGGTGCAGGGCGCGCAGTGGATCGACTACAAGAAGGAAATTCGCAAGGCGCGTGAAAATCTCGAGCATCCGCATTGGTACAAAAAGTACAACCCGTTCACGATTCTCTATCACAAAGTGGATGAAAAATTTTTCCCTTACATGCAGCAGCAGTACGTGAAGGCTTTGCATTGGACGCTGCGACGCAAGGGACTTACGATTGGGGCTTCTGTGGTTTTTCTGATTTTGGTCTTCCTGCTGTTCGGTGTGTTCAACACCGGCGTTGAGTTTTTTCCGAACGTCGAGCCTTCTCTCGTGCGCGTCGTGGTGGAAAGTCCTTCCGGCACTTCGCTGGACGTGACCAACGGCATCGCGGAATCTCTCGAAGAACGGCTGGCACAGATTCACGGCAGGAAAGACATCGAGTTTGTGGTGGCGAGCGCCGGCACTTCGGAAGATCCGTTTGATTTCGGCGGCCAGGGCACGCCGAACAAGGCGCAAATTGCGATCAACTTTTACGAAAAATTGCAGCGCCGGCAGAGCAGTTTCCTCACGCTCGAGGAAATCCGGCGCGGCACCACGGGCCTCGCCGGCGCTGAAGTGCGCGTGAACCGACAGGAGATGGGACCGCCGGTGGGCGCTCCGGTGAGTGTGGAAATTTCGGGCGAGGACTATGCCCAACTCGCCGAGCTGAGCAGTCGCATCAAAGAAAAAATCAAATCCGTGCCGAATCTGGTGGATTTGAAAGACGACTACGACATCGGCAAACCGGAGGTTGTCGTCATTGTCGATCGCGAGAAAGCCGGGCGGCTCTGGTCGAGCACGCGTCAAGTCGCGGCCACCGTGCGCGCGGCAGTCAACGGCATCGAGGCGTCCAAATATCGCGTCGGCGAAGACGAGTACAAGATTCGCGTGCGCGCGCTCGAATCACAGCGCCGCAACGTCGAAGATTTGGAAAATGTTCATATCACTTTCATGAACATGGAAGGCAGGCGCTATTCCTTTCCCTTGACCTCCGTTGCCGAAATTCGCCGCACGTCTTCCATCACCGACATTCGCCGCAAGGACATGAAGCGCGTGATCACCATTAGCGGTGAAGTCGAGGGCCGCCTCGCCTCTGAAGTGCTCAACGACGTGAAGGCCCGGCTCGCGAACTTCGAGCTGCCCGCGGGTTATGATCTCAAATTCACCGGCAAGGATGAAGAACAAAAGAAAGCCGAGGCCTTTCTCAAAGATGCCTTTGTCATCACGTTGCTGCTGGTGTTTTTGATTCTGGTGTCGGAGTTCAATTCCATTCGCGTGCCGTTTGTGATCATGCTTTCCGTGCTGCTTTCATTGATCGGCGTGATGATCGGCTTGATGGTGACGCGCCTGCCCTTCAGCGTGATCATGACCGGCGTGGGCGTGATTGCGCTCGCCGGCATCGTGGTGCGCAACGGCATTGTGCTGCTCGATTTCGCCAAACAGAAGCTGCAACAAGGCATGCCACTGGAAGAAGCGCTGGTCGAAGCCGGCCGCGTGCGTCTGCGGCCGGTGTTGCTCACCGCCGCCGCCACCGTGCTCGGCGTACTGCCGTTGGCCACTGGCTTCGATTTCAATTGGCGCGAGCTGCATTTCGTCATTGGCGCAGAAAGCGCGGATTTCTGGGGCCCGCTCGGCGTGGCGATTATCTTCGGTTTGACGATCGCGACCTTTCTCACGCTGGTCATCGTGCCGACTTTTTATGCGCTGCTCGAAAGCTGGTCGCAAGCGATCGTTTCGTTCTCGCGTCGGCTCTTTGCCAATCACAACAATTCCGTTGAACCGGAAACAAGCACACGATGA
- a CDS encoding serine/threonine-protein phosphatase: MATQDTAAEPKLGRLLLTDVRRGDFFRTVRRDWNELKEFYLDRERKNRLQAMGKVKRFFVMAWWLIKSLFLKLTPVRRVLVVLSCILIIQSGTIGYEDSRFQFTNDTSEAGFILLLFVLMLELKDKMTAQSELAAGRAVQRALMPKRNPMVAGWEIWMIAQSANEVSGDFVDFLDLQNARYGLALGDVAGKGLKAALLMVKLQATLRALAAEFDSLAELGAKLNAILRRDGLPDSFASLVYLELQPDSGSVRLLNAGHMPPLRLSDFKLEEIAQHATALGLTPEATFVEQRVELQKGETLLIYSDGLTEARNEAGDFFGEERLFALLRSLAGLRAAEMGARIIAEIEKFVGEAHAHDDFSLLILQRTAI, from the coding sequence ATGGCAACGCAGGACACCGCCGCCGAACCCAAGCTGGGCAGACTCTTGCTCACGGATGTCCGCCGCGGTGATTTTTTCCGCACGGTGCGCCGGGATTGGAACGAGCTCAAGGAATTCTATCTCGATCGAGAACGCAAGAACCGCCTGCAGGCAATGGGGAAGGTCAAGCGCTTCTTCGTCATGGCGTGGTGGCTGATCAAAAGCCTCTTTCTGAAGCTCACGCCGGTGCGGCGGGTGCTGGTGGTACTCAGCTGTATTCTCATCATTCAATCCGGAACCATCGGTTACGAAGACAGCAGATTTCAGTTTACCAATGACACAAGCGAGGCCGGCTTCATTCTCCTGCTCTTCGTGCTCATGCTCGAATTGAAGGATAAGATGACCGCGCAAAGCGAGCTGGCTGCCGGCCGCGCGGTGCAGCGCGCGCTCATGCCCAAGCGCAATCCGATGGTGGCAGGCTGGGAGATCTGGATGATCGCGCAGTCGGCGAATGAAGTGAGCGGCGATTTTGTGGATTTTCTCGATTTGCAGAATGCGCGCTACGGCCTGGCTTTGGGTGATGTCGCTGGCAAAGGTTTGAAAGCTGCGCTGCTGATGGTGAAGCTGCAAGCCACGCTGCGTGCGCTGGCCGCGGAGTTTGACTCGCTGGCGGAGCTGGGCGCCAAGTTGAACGCGATTCTTCGGCGTGATGGCTTGCCGGACAGTTTTGCTTCGCTGGTGTATCTGGAATTGCAGCCCGATTCCGGCAGCGTGCGCTTGCTCAATGCCGGACACATGCCGCCGCTCCGCCTCAGCGATTTCAAGCTGGAAGAAATTGCGCAACACGCCACAGCCTTGGGCCTCACACCTGAAGCGACATTTGTGGAGCAGAGAGTTGAATTGCAGAAGGGTGAGACTCTGCTGATCTATTCCGATGGTTTGACAGAGGCGCGCAACGAGGCCGGTGACTTTTTCGGTGAAGAGCGCTTGTTTGCCCTGCTGCGTTCGTTGGCAGGGTTGCGCGCTGCCGAAATGGGCGCAAGGATCATCGCCGAAATCGAAAAGTTCGTCGGTGAAGCACACGCGCATGATGATTTTTCGTTGCTGATTTTGCAACGCACAGCAATTTAA
- a CDS encoding isoprenylcysteine carboxylmethyltransferase family protein, whose protein sequence is MHVSVRHRFWRNSMVKSWVLNLARIFGFAVILAAWSWLNRNELEPAVTVIMIIGGVAVMFPITWIGRRLLDAKPTPDRTKAVTTGVHYAIVPSLGTAIIAAIKVGRAWPGWIIPLPREIGWVLMVVTGAVMTLTVLNLAFGGHGAPFAVALSKRLTVSWMYAWTRNPMVLSTIAFLISVGLWLQSLLFILWMIVLVIPAWLYLLRVFEERELEIRFGASYLAYKARTPMLWPRRPSPPASTKAE, encoded by the coding sequence ATGCATGTATCAGTCCGGCATCGTTTTTGGAGAAATTCCATGGTGAAATCATGGGTTCTGAACCTCGCACGCATCTTCGGGTTTGCGGTCATCCTCGCTGCCTGGTCCTGGTTGAACCGTAACGAGCTGGAGCCGGCGGTGACCGTCATCATGATCATTGGTGGCGTCGCCGTCATGTTTCCCATTACCTGGATCGGCCGTCGTCTGCTCGATGCCAAGCCGACACCTGATCGCACCAAAGCAGTGACGACTGGCGTTCATTATGCCATTGTGCCATCGCTCGGCACCGCCATTATCGCAGCGATCAAGGTTGGACGCGCTTGGCCGGGTTGGATCATCCCATTGCCTCGCGAGATCGGCTGGGTGCTGATGGTTGTGACCGGTGCCGTGATGACCCTCACGGTGTTGAATCTTGCTTTCGGAGGCCATGGCGCGCCGTTCGCCGTTGCGCTCAGCAAGCGTCTGACCGTGAGTTGGATGTACGCTTGGACGCGCAACCCGATGGTGCTCAGCACAATCGCGTTTTTGATTTCCGTCGGACTCTGGCTCCAATCCCTGCTTTTCATCTTATGGATGATTGTTCTGGTCATACCGGCCTGGCTGTATCTTCTCAGAGTGTTCGAGGAGCGCGAGCTGGAGATTCGTTTCGGCGCCTCTTACTTGGCATATAAAGCCAGGACCCCCATGCTGTGGCCAAGGCGGCCGTCGCCGCCTGCTTCAACCAAAGCAGAGTAG
- a CDS encoding FAD-binding protein, with protein MLNDEIKRSDFIKTLIAGVSTLALDWSILPRGAGAQKSDNEFDATIIGSGLGGLSCAAAFARQGFQPLVLEKHDRPGGFEFDVSLHSTTFGERGGIHNLIPGFPEISDVEFVPHPNLYRIIFPEHDIRVPQRNLPVSIDLLAGHFPAEKTGITELFTDIQGLFDDINKFSRAAGQVDMMRFPAEFPLVWLILLPFRLLGMVVEGVFEFLRAIIMLPAQLLRNLSRA; from the coding sequence ATGTTGAACGATGAGATTAAAAGAAGCGATTTCATCAAAACACTGATCGCCGGCGTTTCCACTCTCGCTCTGGATTGGAGCATTTTGCCACGAGGCGCTGGCGCGCAAAAAAGTGACAATGAATTTGACGCCACCATCATCGGCTCGGGACTCGGCGGACTGAGCTGCGCCGCAGCGTTCGCCCGCCAGGGCTTCCAGCCGTTGGTGCTTGAAAAACACGACCGGCCCGGCGGTTTTGAATTTGATGTGTCGTTGCATTCCACCACCTTCGGCGAACGCGGCGGCATACACAATCTCATTCCCGGCTTTCCGGAAATAAGCGATGTTGAATTTGTCCCGCATCCCAATTTGTATCGCATCATCTTTCCCGAGCATGATATTCGCGTCCCCCAGCGCAATCTCCCTGTCTCTATCGATCTGCTCGCCGGCCACTTTCCCGCAGAAAAGACGGGCATCACAGAATTGTTCACCGACATACAAGGGCTGTTCGACGATATCAATAAATTTTCACGCGCCGCGGGCCAGGTGGATATGATGCGTTTTCCCGCGGAATTTCCGCTTGTCTGGCTGATCTTGCTGCCGTTCCGCCTGCTCGGCATGGTCGTGGAAGGCGTATTTGAATTTCTGCGAGCCATAATCATGCTGCCGGCTCAGCTCTTGCGCAACTTAAGCCGAGCGTGA